The following proteins are encoded in a genomic region of Bacteroidota bacterium:
- a CDS encoding cysteine desulfurase family protein, translated as MPSVYLDHAATTPLDERVLDAMLPYLREHYGNASSVHALGRRARFAVESARERVAGILGAEPGEVIFTSGGTEADNAALRGVLTAPDRRGPGLVTGAAEHEAILRPAEALRDAGHPVTILTPSPSGAVTADQIAEAITDETGLVSVMAVNNELGTLSPVREIAAVCRARGVPFHTDAVQAAGLYPLDVNDLGVDLLSLSAHKVYGPKGAGVLWVRTGTPFAPLVVGGSQERRRRGGTENVAAVVGLAEALALAAEMAEVERKRLTALCDRLAGAVRDAFGETVRFNTPVGDSPGDSAPHILNVSFPPVDGRALDGEMLLLGLDVAGVHVSSGSACASGAVEPSHVLRALDVPRETANATVRFSLGHGTTEADLDFAAEQLATVVGRMRGA; from the coding sequence ATGCCCTCCGTCTACCTCGACCACGCCGCGACGACGCCGCTCGACGAGCGCGTGCTCGACGCGATGCTGCCGTACCTCCGCGAGCACTACGGCAACGCGTCGTCGGTCCACGCCCTCGGGCGGCGGGCGCGCTTCGCGGTAGAGTCGGCGCGCGAGCGCGTGGCCGGGATCCTCGGGGCGGAGCCGGGCGAGGTCATCTTCACGAGCGGCGGGACCGAGGCCGACAACGCGGCCCTGCGCGGCGTCCTCACCGCCCCCGACCGGCGCGGGCCGGGCCTCGTCACGGGTGCCGCCGAGCACGAAGCCATCCTCCGTCCCGCCGAAGCCCTCCGCGACGCCGGGCACCCCGTCACCATCCTCACCCCGTCGCCGAGCGGGGCCGTAACGGCGGACCAGATCGCCGAGGCCATCACCGACGAGACCGGGCTCGTCTCGGTCATGGCGGTCAACAACGAACTCGGCACCCTCAGCCCGGTCCGTGAGATCGCCGCCGTCTGCCGCGCACGCGGCGTCCCGTTCCACACCGACGCGGTGCAGGCAGCCGGCCTGTACCCGCTCGACGTGAACGATCTCGGTGTGGACCTGCTCTCGCTCTCGGCGCACAAGGTCTACGGGCCGAAGGGCGCGGGCGTGCTCTGGGTCCGCACCGGGACGCCGTTCGCGCCGCTCGTCGTCGGCGGGTCGCAGGAGCGGCGGCGGCGCGGGGGGACCGAGAACGTCGCTGCCGTGGTTGGCTTGGCTGAAGCGCTGGCCCTCGCCGCTGAGATGGCCGAGGTGGAGCGAAAACGGCTGACCGCGCTCTGCGACCGGCTAGCCGGAGCGGTACGTGACGCGTTCGGCGAGACCGTCCGGTTCAATACGCCGGTAGGTGACAGCCCGGGCGACAGCGCGCCGCACATCCTCAACGTCTCGTTCCCGCCGGTGGACGGCCGGGCACTCGACGGCGAGATGCTCCTCCTCGGACTCGACGTGGCGGGCGTCCACGTCTCCAGCGGCAGCGCCTGCGCGAGTGGGGCCGTCGAGCCGAGCCACGTCCTCCGCGCCCTCGACGTTCCTCGCGAGACCGCCAACGCGACCGTCCGCTTCTCGCTCGGGCACGGCACGACCGAGGCCGACCTCGACTTCGCCGCCGAGCAGCTCGCGACGGTCGTCGGCCGGATGCGCGGCGCGTGA